Proteins from a single region of Nitrospira sp.:
- a CDS encoding Mur ligase family protein, protein MPDRELKKDPPYWAVAFSSYQEITDFLRELETACMLRGRPSDGTVNFGAIARSLQALDRPDRAYRSVHITGTNGKTSVCRMTAALLQAGGMKVGLYTSPHLGQFRERISINGQPLGDQELVDACNRLKSLMDCAGVLMSPFEFLTVAAFFAFRAANVDYAVVEVGIGGRADATNVIAPEVSVITNVDYDHMEILGDTLEQIATEKSGIIKPFTPVVCGPMQDGPRSLVLSRAEQLKAPVLSFGHEYDATDFVCAGYQGTCTIRVDDTTWDGIPLGSPAAFMATNAAHALAAYEVLRRRGLVAALDAAAIRQTFEHVRLPACCEVLTGNPTIVIDGAHNASAAANLSSTIRSIRASRRTVLLVSLPREKEIDTIIRHLAGAEADRAIFTRYPENRAAAPQDLAAIWRTYTPAAAEMVNDPADAFQKAVQEAGPLGLVVVTGSLELGGYCRPLAQAAQSHVVA, encoded by the coding sequence ATGCCGGACAGAGAGTTGAAGAAGGATCCGCCATACTGGGCCGTCGCCTTCTCCTCGTACCAGGAGATCACGGATTTTCTTCGCGAACTCGAAACCGCCTGCATGCTGCGTGGCCGGCCCTCGGATGGCACCGTGAATTTCGGAGCGATCGCCAGGAGTCTTCAGGCGCTCGATCGTCCGGATCGAGCCTACCGGTCCGTGCACATTACCGGCACCAACGGCAAAACCAGCGTGTGTCGCATGACGGCGGCGCTTCTCCAGGCCGGCGGCATGAAGGTCGGACTCTACACCAGCCCTCATCTCGGGCAGTTTCGGGAGCGGATCTCTATCAACGGGCAGCCCCTCGGCGATCAGGAACTGGTCGATGCCTGCAACCGTCTTAAATCGCTGATGGACTGCGCCGGTGTCTTGATGAGCCCGTTCGAATTCCTCACCGTGGCCGCCTTCTTCGCATTCCGCGCTGCCAATGTAGATTATGCCGTGGTGGAAGTCGGGATCGGCGGGAGAGCGGACGCGACGAACGTGATCGCGCCGGAGGTCTCGGTCATCACGAACGTGGACTACGATCACATGGAGATCCTCGGAGACACCCTCGAACAAATCGCGACGGAGAAATCCGGGATTATCAAGCCTTTCACCCCGGTCGTGTGCGGGCCCATGCAGGACGGGCCTCGGTCGCTGGTGCTCTCCCGCGCGGAGCAACTGAAGGCGCCGGTTTTATCATTCGGACACGAATACGACGCCACCGACTTCGTCTGTGCCGGCTATCAGGGAACGTGCACGATTCGAGTCGATGACACCACCTGGGACGGAATCCCCCTCGGCTCCCCGGCTGCGTTTATGGCCACCAACGCAGCCCATGCGCTGGCGGCGTACGAGGTTCTCCGGCGCCGCGGGCTGGTCGCTGCATTGGATGCTGCCGCGATACGCCAGACCTTCGAGCACGTTCGGCTGCCAGCCTGTTGCGAAGTGCTGACCGGAAATCCGACGATCGTCATTGATGGGGCTCACAATGCATCGGCGGCCGCCAATCTCTCCTCGACGATCCGAAGCATCCGTGCCAGCCGCCGAACGGTCCTGCTCGTCTCGCTCCCGCGAGAGAAAGAGATCGACACAATCATCCGGCATCTGGCCGGTGCAGAAGCTGACCGAGCCATCTTCACCCGGTATCCCGAGAACCGCGCGGCCGCCCCTCAGGATCTTGCCGCTATCTGGCGAACCTACACGCCGGCTGCGGCGGAGATGGTGAACGATCCCGCTGATGCGTTTCAGAAGGCCGTCCAGGAAGCAGGGCCTCTTGGGCTGGTGGTAGTCACCGGCTCCTTGGAACTGGGGGGCTATTGCCGCCCCCTCGCCCAGGCGGCGCAATCTCATGTGGTGGCATGA
- a CDS encoding DUF2309 domain-containing protein: MNRTHHYTDADRMELRSYVNLAGEVVARLWPMRTFISRNPLQGLEHLPFSEAVQRGTELFGGAGYLSPQLYREAHRAGRIADNAIDQALTPLVLDDSVQLGHRTLSHREVLRAALIHDIDLSDILTQTSSPAEMDAEGPLTILNAWMEQLPSARRGEEHERRIETPSEEWPFRETLATWCDRTLGTRLVERIDREMIKWCVAFCDEGEAAWSMPHREETFFRAWKASAQHDWTLSLMGIRQRAEKIRALSDRPEDALLESLDLMQIPKILWQEYLALHLTALPGWSGFIKWRADQTSDPWQEAYRIDLVKYLAVRLFYERELAALACRSALGCPGDFQAIHTFLRRFPHAFWFKRVLNAGRAPKQAVAEARRLRRQWTAARAEEWEQAGQQWYAQQRSTRQAHSAKTITEALDLLAEKLGIAAEQLADTSPDVRKKLTNWLRGFPAPERNKRWLIAAELTAERTVLARLTPAESHNAQTNSSAPARPLAQFVFCIDVRSEVFRRRLEQRGGYETYGFAGFFGLPISYRSLDEPHETALCPVLLKPKHVLREVPRTYDGDTAQRRKTTASAVKAGQELLHDLKHNVVTPYVMVEAVGWFFGWSLLGKTLFPRWYHRIAAWVERTLVPPVSTSMTVDKLTGSEAQEMLAAEQRLRILRWLRTHHRVEGSLLTPQRLEHIRLQALSDEPPSPVIPGDLGHLLVLSPAQEALVLEDLRRDCRMTGFDNAARIDRITRTGFTPSEQAYYVETSLRLMGLTSSFARLVFLCGHGSTSQNNPYESALDCGACGGSQGLPNARVFATIANRPQVRDLLAKRGFVIPGDTHFVAARHDTTTDRLSVGDLEDVPSTHRKELAQILEDIAMAGAEAALERYARLPGYAADPVRSTALRAIERRGLDWAQVRPEWGLARNSWFIIGNRRLTTSHNLEGRAFLHSYDHAADLDGKLLEIIMTAPLIVAQWINSEYYFSTVAPETYGSGSKVYHNVTGRIGVMTGNQSDLRMGLPVQSVMNGAMPYHDPLRLTAIIEAPRSRVQAIIARQPLLETLFHNHWLRLVVLEPATQSYYRYNGAGGWDIVTVETADQIAGVEVGQA; encoded by the coding sequence ATGAACCGCACACACCATTACACTGACGCCGACCGCATGGAGTTACGCTCGTACGTGAACCTGGCAGGAGAAGTCGTGGCGCGCCTCTGGCCGATGCGGACATTCATCTCCCGCAACCCGCTGCAGGGGCTTGAACACCTGCCCTTTTCCGAAGCCGTCCAACGAGGGACCGAGCTGTTCGGCGGAGCCGGCTATCTCTCGCCCCAGCTCTATCGTGAGGCCCACCGTGCGGGACGTATCGCCGACAATGCCATTGACCAGGCGCTGACGCCACTGGTGCTCGATGATTCCGTACAGTTGGGACACCGGACCCTGTCGCATCGGGAGGTCTTACGGGCGGCGCTGATTCACGATATCGACCTGTCCGATATCCTCACGCAGACATCATCTCCCGCCGAGATGGATGCGGAGGGGCCGCTCACGATCTTGAACGCCTGGATGGAGCAACTCCCGTCTGCCCGTCGGGGAGAAGAACACGAACGCCGGATTGAGACGCCCTCCGAGGAATGGCCCTTTCGGGAAACCTTGGCCACCTGGTGCGACCGCACACTCGGCACCCGGCTCGTCGAACGGATAGACCGCGAGATGATCAAGTGGTGCGTTGCATTCTGCGACGAAGGGGAAGCGGCCTGGTCGATGCCCCATCGGGAGGAGACGTTTTTCCGAGCGTGGAAAGCGTCGGCGCAGCACGACTGGACGCTCTCGCTGATGGGTATCAGGCAGCGGGCGGAGAAGATTCGGGCGCTCTCAGACCGTCCGGAAGACGCCCTGCTGGAATCCCTCGATCTGATGCAGATCCCCAAGATCTTGTGGCAGGAATATCTGGCCCTGCACCTGACGGCGCTACCCGGCTGGTCAGGCTTCATCAAATGGCGCGCCGACCAGACATCGGATCCCTGGCAGGAGGCCTATCGCATTGACCTGGTGAAATATCTTGCCGTCCGCCTGTTCTACGAGCGCGAGTTGGCTGCACTCGCATGCCGTTCAGCCCTCGGCTGCCCGGGGGATTTCCAGGCGATCCACACCTTTTTACGCCGATTCCCCCATGCATTCTGGTTCAAGCGTGTCCTGAACGCAGGACGGGCTCCCAAACAAGCCGTCGCCGAGGCCCGCCGCCTCCGCCGCCAGTGGACAGCGGCGCGCGCAGAGGAATGGGAACAGGCCGGGCAACAGTGGTACGCCCAACAGCGCAGTACTCGGCAGGCCCACTCGGCCAAGACCATCACAGAGGCCCTCGACCTCCTGGCCGAGAAGTTGGGCATTGCCGCTGAACAACTCGCAGACACCTCCCCTGACGTACGCAAGAAACTGACGAATTGGCTGCGCGGATTCCCCGCCCCAGAGCGAAACAAGCGATGGCTCATCGCAGCCGAACTGACCGCCGAACGGACGGTCCTCGCGAGACTGACGCCGGCCGAATCACACAACGCACAGACGAACTCCTCTGCTCCCGCAAGACCCTTGGCGCAGTTTGTGTTCTGCATCGACGTCCGATCTGAGGTGTTCCGGCGCCGGCTCGAGCAGCGCGGCGGCTATGAAACGTACGGCTTTGCGGGCTTCTTTGGCCTGCCCATCTCTTACCGATCTCTCGACGAGCCGCACGAGACCGCGCTGTGCCCGGTCCTCCTGAAGCCTAAGCACGTCTTGCGCGAAGTGCCCCGCACCTATGACGGCGACACGGCCCAACGTCGAAAAACCACGGCCTCGGCGGTGAAAGCGGGACAGGAGCTGCTGCACGATCTGAAGCATAACGTCGTCACCCCCTATGTCATGGTCGAGGCGGTCGGATGGTTCTTCGGCTGGTCGCTGCTGGGCAAGACGCTCTTCCCCCGCTGGTATCACCGGATCGCAGCATGGGTCGAACGCACGCTGGTGCCGCCCGTGTCCACGTCCATGACGGTGGACAAGCTTACCGGCTCCGAGGCCCAAGAGATGTTGGCGGCCGAGCAACGGTTGAGAATCTTGCGGTGGCTCAGAACGCACCACCGGGTTGAAGGGTCCCTTCTTACACCTCAGCGGCTGGAGCACATCCGCTTGCAGGCGCTGTCCGACGAGCCTCCCTCCCCGGTGATCCCCGGCGATCTCGGCCACCTGCTGGTTCTCAGCCCGGCCCAAGAAGCCCTGGTCCTCGAGGATCTCCGGCGCGACTGCCGCATGACGGGATTCGACAACGCGGCACGGATCGACCGCATCACCCGCACCGGATTCACCCCCAGCGAGCAGGCGTACTATGTGGAAACCTCGCTGCGATTGATGGGGCTTACCTCCTCATTCGCGCGGCTCGTCTTTCTCTGCGGGCATGGCAGCACCTCTCAGAACAACCCCTACGAATCGGCGCTCGACTGCGGCGCCTGCGGCGGCAGCCAAGGCCTGCCCAACGCCCGGGTGTTTGCGACCATCGCCAACAGGCCGCAAGTTCGAGATCTCCTGGCGAAGCGGGGCTTCGTCATTCCCGGCGATACCCATTTCGTCGCGGCACGCCACGACACCACCACCGACCGTCTCTCCGTCGGCGACCTGGAGGACGTGCCCTCCACACACCGCAAGGAGTTAGCCCAGATATTGGAGGACATTGCGATGGCCGGCGCCGAGGCGGCTCTGGAACGGTATGCGAGACTACCGGGCTATGCGGCGGATCCGGTGCGGAGTACTGCGCTTCGGGCCATCGAACGGCGCGGCCTCGACTGGGCTCAAGTCCGTCCGGAATGGGGACTCGCGAGAAACAGCTGGTTCATTATCGGAAACCGCCGCTTAACGACCAGTCACAATCTGGAGGGCCGCGCGTTTCTCCATTCGTATGACCATGCGGCCGATCTGGACGGCAAATTGCTCGAAATCATCATGACGGCGCCGTTGATCGTGGCCCAATGGATCAACAGCGAATATTATTTCTCCACCGTGGCGCCCGAAACCTATGGAAGCGGCAGCAAGGTGTACCACAACGTGACCGGCCGGATCGGCGTCATGACCGGCAACCAGAGCGATCTCCGCATGGGACTACCGGTTCAGTCGGTTATGAACGGTGCCATGCCCTATCACGACCCGCTGCGTCTCACCGCGATCATCGAGGCGCCCCGGTCGCGAGTGCAGGCCATCATCGCCAGACAGCCGCTGCTGGAGACGCTGTTTCATAATCACTGGCTTCGGCTGGTCGTGCTGGAGCCTGCAACGCAATCCTACTACCGCTACAACGGCGCAGGCGGGTGGGACATCGTCACGGTAGAGACCGCCGATCAAATCGCAGGCGTCGAGGTCGGGCAGGCGTAA